A genomic region of Octopus sinensis linkage group LG2, ASM634580v1, whole genome shotgun sequence contains the following coding sequences:
- the LOC115226549 gene encoding uncharacterized protein K02A2.6-like, translating into MRKDDRKKENEAYTTIRIQKKSGRKRTNIDLRIKIDTGAQSNILPVNLYKKMFPEHITKEDKVTQGILTPSDVILTAYGGTRIPQLGKTTITGTHKGKIIKCSFYVTRTEGPAILGLNTCKKLNIVSINAEVKAAPSRIDSDMPIKDRPQITNKEELYPECFDDTVGCFVKCRYHITVDHNIKPIVHPPRRVPLEIKEKLKTELDKMEKKEIITKVTRPTDWVNSIVIKEKPNGTLRICLDPRNFNKALKREYHPIPTLEEITPSLAGSKLFSKLDASNGYWNIKIDKESSMLTTFNTPFGRYRFNRLPFGLKVSQDVFQRQIDETYQGCKGAIGIADDIQVHGKDETTHDFNLHEAMEKTRQAGIKLNAEKCIIEEKECKFFGIIYSAEGVKPGPAKVEAIRDIKDPKDRKELRSFMGLINYMGAFIPKLADHTANLRELNKDDVEFDWCASHTQDFNAIKKLISKETTLQYYDRRKPVTLQVDASMRGVGAALIHMPLKLSHPQRQVKDLTAKTITTVARGLLAEQGIPEQIICDNGTQFTSQEFKKLADEYGFNITTSSPHYPKGHGFIERQVQTVKRTLVKCRETKEDPHLALLYLRATPLRADMKSPAELLNGRKYKTTLPTKIQPPIDQEETRAKLAATQEQP; encoded by the exons ATGAGAAAAGACGAccggaagaaagaaaatgaggcgTACACGACAATAAGAATACAGAAGAAGTCTGGCAGGAAACGAACAAACATAGACTTAAGGATAAAGATTGACACTGGAGCCCAGAGTAATATCTTACCTGTCAACCTCTACAAAAAGATGTTCCCAGAACACATAACAAAAGAGGATAAAGTTACACAAGGAATCCTCACACCAAGTGATGTAATCCTCACTGCGTACGGAGGAACCAGGATCCCACAACTGGGTAAAACAACTATCACAGGGacacacaaaggaaaaataattaagtGTTCTTTTTATGTCACAAGAACAGAAGGGCCAGCAATTCTTGGACTCAATACCTGCAAAAAGCTAAATATTGTATCAATCAATGCTGAAGTGAAAGCAGCGCCAAGCAGGATTGACAGTGATATGCCTATCAAAGATCGACCACAAATCACAAACAAAGAGGAACTGTACCCTGAATGCTTTGACGATACAGTCGGGTGCTTTGTGAAATGCCGATACCATATAACAGTCGATCACAATATCAAACCAATTGTTCACCCACCTCGCCGCGTCCCTCTAGAAATAAAAGAGAAGCTGAAGACAGAGttggacaaaatggaaaaaaaggaaataatcacCAAAGTGACACGACCAACAGACTGGGTAAATTCAATTGTGATCAAGGAAAAACCCAATGGTACCCTACGGATATGCCTCGACCCAAGGAACTTCAACAAGGCATTAAAAAGGGAGTACCATCCAATTCCAACCCTTGAAGAAATCACACCATCATTGGCTGGATCCAAATTATTCAGCAAACTGGATGCCAGCAATGGGTACTGGAATATAAAAATAGACAAAGAGTCATCCATGCTCACTACCTTCAACACACCATTTGGCAGATATCGGTTCAACCGACTCCCATTTGGATTGAAGGTGAGCCAAGATGTTTTCCAGCGCCAAATAGATGAGACATACCAAGGCTGCAAGGGAGCAATTGGAATAGCAGATGACATCCAAGTGCATGGCAAGGATGAGACCACACATGACTTCAATTTACATGAAGCTATGGAGAAAACCCGACAAGCAGGCATCAAACTCAATGCAGAAAAGTGTATAATAGAGGAAAAGGAGTGCAAATTCTTTGGAATTATATACTCTGCAGAGGGAGTTAAACCAGGCCCCGCTAAAGTGGAAGCCATCAGAGACATTAAAGATCCTAAAGACAGGAAGGAACTCAGGAGCTTCATGGGACTCATCAACTACATGGGAGCCTTCATACCCAAGCTGGCCGATCACACTGCAAATCTCCGAGAACTAAACAAAGATGACGTAGAGTTTGATTGGTGTGCTTCACACACACAGGATTTCAACGCAATCAAAAAGCTCATCAGTAAGGAGACAACTCTGCAATACTATGACAGACGCAAACCAGTAACACTCCAAGTCGATGCTTCTATGAGAGGAGTTGGCGCAGCACTGATACATATGCCTCTAAAGCTCTCTCACCCACAGAGACAAG tgaaagacctGACAGCCAAAACAATCACCACAGTGGCTCGAGGACTTCTAGCAGAGCAAGGAATACCAGAGCAGATCATATGTGACAATGGAACCCAGTTCACATCACAAGAATTCAAAAAGCTAGCCGATGAGTATGGGTTCAATATTACAACTTCATCTCCACACTATCCCAAAGGTCATGGGTTTATAGAAAGACAGGTgcagacagtgaagagaacactagTCAAATGCCGAGAGACTAAGGAAGACCCACACCTGGCACTTCTGTACCTACGAGCGACACCACTGAGAGCTGATATGAAATCCCCAGCAGAATTGCTGAATGGCAGGAAGTACAAAACTACCCTGCCAACTAAGATCCAACCTCCTATTGACCAGGAAGAGACAAGGGCAAAACTAGCAGCCACTCAAGAACAACCATAG